CTTTGGAAGAGTTTTTACAACAAGAGCAGGCGGCGGAGTGGTTGCAGAAGTGGTGGGAGCGCTCGCAAAGACGGTGGCATATAGATGATCCGGTAATAGCAAATTTTTGTGATGGTGTGTTGTTGGTACCTATGTTAATAACACTCCAACAGCATCAGAAGCAAACAGACAAGATGACTGACTGGTTCAGCAAATGGAATCTACCAGTCCAAAAGGTGTTGCAAGAGATACTTTTGTGCCTGGGTTGGGTTCGCATGAATTCAGGAACGCTAATATTGACAGAAACTGGTGGTTTTTTGGTGGAAAGAGCTTTAATGATGGGAGTCACTGCTTCCTATGGACCAATGTTGGCGAGAATGGAACAGTTATTGTTTGGCGATGCAGGTGCAGTGCTGTTGCACGATAAAGACGGACACGAGAGTCATTTGGAGCGAACTTTGAATGTTGTCGCCAGTACTTTTCAACACAAGCGCTACTTTAGCGATCTTGATGAAATAATCGTATCGATTTTCAATCGCCACCCCATAGAAAAACAGCCTAAATACATAGTTAATATAGGTTGTGGAGATTTGAATTTGACGGGCTACGTCTAACTCTGCTCCCATTCGCAGGTTTTCTTCCTTTAGTCTTGCATTGAGCATGATAATTTCTTCATTGGCTGTTGCGAGTTCAGCGGTGCGATCGAAAACTTTGGTCTCAGAAGACGTTATGAGTGATCAGCTTAAAATAGAAAATGCTCCAACACTGGTCAATGATGCCAACCAACTGGTATCGGTTGGAGGAATCTCCTGAGACAATGATGTCAATGGACTAAAACAAACTGCTGCCATGCCGACGTAGTGCATTATCGGTACAGCGCAACCCATTAATGCTGAAGCACCAATTTTCTGCCACCAGATAACAGGTTTTTGTTGACGCAGGTAACGGATTAGCCATAGGGCAACCAGTGATACAGCGATCGCAATCCCGGCAGAAAGGGTGACAAGGCGCAAATCGTAATGAGCGATCGCGGGTAGTCTCATGGCTGCCATGCCTGTATAGTGCATTGTGGTAATACCTGCCCCCATCAGCAGACTTGCACCTAACAGGCTGAGAATCTGTATTGTTTTGCGGCTAGTAATCCATAGGGCTAGCCCTGATGCCAAAATCGCAGGCAAAACAGATACGAAAACAATCGTTTCCTCATAACGAATTGGCACAGTTACATGAAACGCCAACATCCCAATAAAATGCATAGACCAGATGCCAATTCCCATGGAACTTGCACCACCAATTAACCAACCAATCCAGGTGTGTCCAATAGCCGTTGTGATGCGTTCTGTGAGATCCAAAGCAGTGTAGGCACAGAGAATAGCAATGATAACGGAGAGAATGACTAAGTTTAGATCGTAGGAAACAGGCATAGCTTAACTAAATTGTCTTGAATCTCATTAATTTTTGCAGATAAAGCGAAGGGGTTTTCAAATCTTCTCTCCTTATAGGAGAAAGGTTTTGACTAAACTTTGCCAATTTTCAAACATCCTCTAATATCAATTAATGGGACTTAGACAAAAAACACTCATAAAAAGGCGACAGACGGAAATCTGAAAACCCAGATCGCATCTGAATTTCTTAATTATGAATTACGAATTAATCTTACAGAATTTAATTACCGACAATTAAATACTTACAACAGTTTAGGGTAATAAAACATATATGTAAAGTCTAATACATTAGAATTTATAATTATGGAAGCTATACCTTTTAGGCATACACTATAAAATTTCTAAGCGTCCTGGAGTGGGGGTACGCAAAGAACCCACAATATTGGCATTCCCCCCAACCGTTTTCTGTTTGTTATTTCAATAAATAGGAAAATTAGGAAAAGTGATTTTTCAAATGAGTACGGGTAGAGGAAGAGACTGCGGTGAAGATTCCAGAAGCATTAATTCTTGTTGCAAAGTTTT
This genomic interval from Scytonema hofmannii PCC 7110 contains the following:
- a CDS encoding MHYT domain-containing protein; amino-acid sequence: MPVSYDLNLVILSVIIAILCAYTALDLTERITTAIGHTWIGWLIGGASSMGIGIWSMHFIGMLAFHVTVPIRYEETIVFVSVLPAILASGLALWITSRKTIQILSLLGASLLMGAGITTMHYTGMAAMRLPAIAHYDLRLVTLSAGIAIAVSLVALWLIRYLRQQKPVIWWQKIGASALMGCAVPIMHYVGMAAVCFSPLTSLSQEIPPTDTSWLASLTSVGAFSILS